The Geomonas agri genome contains the following window.
CGTAGGCCGCGTAGAGATCCTGCATCTCCTTGATGGTGAGCCCAAGCTCCTTGAGCTTGATGATGAACTTGATGCGGCGCACGAAGTATGGGGTGAAGCCGCGCGTGGCACCGTCGCTTCTCGGTACGCTCTCGATGATGCCTACTTCCTCCCAGTAACGGATGGTCCTGGTAGTGAGCCCCAGCGCCGCGGCGACGTCCCCGATCGAGGTGATCTCTTCGCCGTCGTTGATGATGTCCATGAAAAACCTCACGGTGGAAATAAATTCCCCGCTAATCTAGAACATGGCGTTCTGGGTGTCAATCGCTTTCCGGCAGGGATGAGCCACGAAAGTGAAAAGCATGTCATACGAATTGGACATTTACAAAACAGTGTTTTTCGTGTATCAAATAAAATAACGCCAGAGAGGTAGCCAGAGCACGCCGACTTTTACCTGGTAGTCGCGGATTGTCCGCGGCATCAAAAGTGAAAGTAACGGGGGCTTGATGTGTCAAAATAGAACATGTGCTCACAGTGGCGAGGGGCGCTTGAGCGCCTCCACCGGTCTGTGATCGGCCCTTTCTGCCGGCCGTCCAACACTAGGGGCAATCGACGGGTTGCCCCTCTTTTTTGCCCGCGTCGCTTTGCATGAGGCGAAGCCCCCGCTGCCATTGCCTGGACAGCCGCGCCATGCTATCCTGCCCCCGCGCCGGTTTCCCGGCGGCGGCCCGTTGCCGCCCGCAACGCCGCTATCTTCAGTGCCAAGGCCCCGCAATGTCCATCTCCCAGTATCCGGCCAAGGTCACCATGCCCAGGCTCGAGCACCCCTACCCAACGGTGTTCGCCTTCTTGGTGGATCGTTTCCCGCGCATCCCGCGCGAGGTGTGGGAGAGCCGCATCGCCCAGGGCAAAGTGCTCGGCGAGGACGGTACGCCGGTCGGCATGGCCACTGCGTACGCTCCCCAGACGCGGGTCTTCTATTTCCGGGAGATGGAGACGGAACGGGAGATTCCCTTCCCGGAAGAGATCCTGTTTCAAAACGATGAGCTGCTGGTGGCGTGCAAGCCGCATTTCCTGCCGGTGACGCCAGGCGGCGCCTACCTCAATCAAAGCCTGTTGCACCGGCTCCGGGAGCGCACGGGGATCCACCACCTGGTGCCGCTACACCGCATCGACCGGGAAACGGCGGGACTGGTCCTTTTTTCGGTGAACCCGAAGACGCGCGGCTGCTACGGCGGGCTGTTCAGGGACGGTCTCATCGAGAAGGAGTACCGTGCGGTTGGCGTGGGGGTGGTGCCCGAAGGAAACAGCCGATGGCTGGTGGAAAGCCGGCTGGTGCCGGGTGAGCCATGGTTCGTCATGGCGACCGAACCGGGGGCACCCAACGCGCGCTCTGAGATCCGGCTGCTCGAAGAGCGGGATGGACGAGCCCTATTCGGGCTCAGCCCGCATACCGGCAAAACGCATCAGTTGCGGGTGCACTTGAGCTCGCTGGGCATGCCGATCCTCAACGACCGGCTGTACCCGCAGCTGCAGCCCAGGCAGCCGGACGACTTTGACAAGCCGCTGCAGCTTCTGGCGCAACGGCTGCGTTTCAAGGACCCCATCAGCGGCAAGTGGCTGGAGTTCCAATCTGATCGGGGACTTTTATGGTAATCTATAACGGTTCGCGCAGTCTCTGGTACGGCGGTTGAGTCGCGGGGAGGTGTGAGATGGCGAAGAATGTGCTCCTGCTGGTCGATTACGGCGTCAACAACAGCATCCATATCGGGATGTTCAAGATCCAACTGAAGGAAGCGGGATGGCAGGAGGGCCTCGTGGAAGGGGCCTTCGAGAAGACCCTCGACCTCCCCGACTCCGTCATCGAGAAAACGGTGCAGGAGGAGGTCGACAGCGCCGCCAACCTGGCCGCCTTCAAGAAGACCTGCTGTGAACTCTTCATCACGGAGGACGAATTGAAATTCAGCTGGGACTGGAATACCCCTTGAGCAGTTAATACCACACCCGCTTGTATCTCTGCCGATTTGAAATGTCTGGACAACCTCCCGAAACTTTAGTTACTATCCCGCTATGAATAAACTCGCAGCAGTTTTTATTATCCTGTTTACCCTGGCAGTAATAAGTTTTGGTACCTGGCAGCTCTTCAAAGGGAACTTCGAGGCGGCTTTTTCTTCCTTCCCGTTCCTGTTGATTATCTACTTTTTCATCAAGCCATACCGTAACTCATAAGGTAGAATGCCGTGCAGCTTGCGGCACCCCGTGATGCTTTTCCGGCCGCGTTTCAGTCCCGACGCCGTCGAGTGAGCGGCGGGGGGGGGGCGGTGGCCGGCGGACCTGCCGATGGGAGACATCATGTCCACTTGTGCACTCGTGATCGATGATTCGGCTACTATTCGGGAGCAGGTAATACGGACGCTGCAGGACGTCGGGCTGTTCGATCAGTACCGGGAAGCCAAGGACGGGATGGAAGGGTTCAAGACCCTGATCGAGTCGAAGGCCGACCTGGTCATCTGTGACGTCGAGATGCCGCGCATGGACGGCTACAAGTTCCTGCAACTGGTGGCCTCGCGCCCTGACCTGCAGGGGCTGCCCATCATCATGCTGACCGGCAAGATGGACTTCAATTCCAAGATCAGGGGCCTGGACCAGGGCGCCAGCGACTACCTCACCAAGCCCTTCGATTCCGGCGAACTGGTGGCGCGCGTCAAGGTGCAGATGAAGATCAAGTCCCTCCAGGACGAACTGAAGAAGGCGAACGAGCAGCTCAAACGCCTCACCAACATCGACCATCTCACCGGGCTCTTCAACCGGCGCCACCTGGCCGAGGTTATGGAAGCCGAATTCCTCAGGGCTAAACGCAACCGTGAAAACCTTTCCCTGGTCATCATCGACATCGACTTCTTCAAGCAGGTGAATGACACCTACGGCCATCAAAACGGCGATATCGTGCTGTCCTCCGTGGCCGAGGTGGTGCAGCAGCAGTTGCGCGCTTACGACAGCGCCGCGCGCTACGGTGGCGAGGAGTTCGTTGTCCTTTACCCCGGCACCTCGCTCGAGGGCGGGGTGGCCGCCGCCGAACGCCTGAGGCAGGCGGTCATCGATCATACCTTCCCCTATCCCCTGGAGGACCTCACCGTGACTGTCAGTGCCGGGGTCTCCACCTATCCATCCCCGCAGGTTGACAACATCGACGCCCTATTCCGCCGGGCCGACGAGGCGCTCTACCGTGCCAAGCAGAACGGTCGCAACAGGGTGGAAACGGTGCCTGTCTGACGCCTTTGCTCGAACGGTTAAAATTTTCCAAGAAAAAACTTGAAAAAAATTTAATTTTTCGTTATTCCTTACCTCCTGCATGTGCGCCCAAGGCGCCAACACGGGAGGGACTGGTATGGACACGTTTGACGCGGCTTACGCCAACTACCTGAAACTGCTGGCAAAGCTTGACAAGACCGACGACATCTCGGAGAAGAACCAGATTTTTCGCCAGCTCACCCAGTTGCTGTGCGAGTTGGAGCAGGGGCTCAAGAACAGAGCGCCCGGCGGCTGCCGTGAGGAACTGGCCTACTGGCTCTAGCTCTCGCGCCTCACACCTGTAATCTCCCCGTAAGCTCCGGCTGTAGGCAGCACCAACCTGCCAAGACGGCGTCGCCACCTCATGAAAAAGTTTGACACATCTGCTTCCTCCTTTATTCTCTAAGTAAGCGATATCATTCCCCGCAGAACGGGTCGTTCGCGCAGCCAGGTGCTGCCGCCCGTAACGCCGGAGGAGGTTCATTATGAAGATACTGGTATGCGTCAAGCAAGTACCTGACATGGAATCGCGCTTCCGCCCCGACGCCGCGGGCGTCTGGTATGCGGAGACCGATCTGGCTTTCCGAGTCAACGAGTACGACGAGTACGCCATCGAGCAGGCGGTACTGCTCAAGGAGCAGTTGGGGGGCGAACCGGAGATCACCCTCCTTTCCGTGGGGCCGGATCGCGTGGTAGAGGCGATCAAAAAGGGACTCGCCATGGGTGCTGACCGTGCCGTGCACGTACGCGACCCGGAATCCCATCTGAAGGACCCGTTCCAGATCGCTTCGATCATCGCGGCGTATGCCAAGGGAGAAGAATTCGACCTCATCTTCACCGGCATGCAGTCCCTCGACCGCGGCTCGACCCAGGTGGGCGTAGCCGTCGCCGAGGCGCTCGGTTACGCCTGCGCTACGACTGTGGTCGCCTTCGAGTACGCCGACGGCACCGTGACCGTGGAGCGGGAGCTGGAAGGCGGGGTGAAAGGGACGGTACGGCTGAAAGCCCCGGCCCTGATTACCTGCCAGCTGGGGTTAAACCAGCCCCGCTACCCGACACTTCCCAACATCATGAAGGCGAAGAAGAAAGAGGTGAACGTCGTTCCCGTCGAGCAGTTGCTGCAGCAGGAAGCGAGGCTCGTGCTGGCGCAGTTCAGCGCCCCGGCCAAGAAGGGGGGCGGGGTGATCCTGGAAGGGGACGTTGCCGACCAGGTCGACCGGTTGATCGGGATACTCAAGGACAAGACGGCGGTGCTGCGTTAAGGGGGCGACCATGAAAGCGTTACTCGTAGGCGAATGCCGCGATGGAAAACTCTTGGAGTACAGCTACGAACTGTTCGGCTTTGCATCACAACTGGGAGCCGAGACCGCCATGGTGCTGGTCGGCAACGATGCGGCCCTGCCGAGCTACGGGGGGACCGTCTATCTGGCCGAAGCAGGCAAGTATGGGGAGTACAACCCGGATCTGCACAAGCGGCTGGTGCAGGCGGCGGTGGAACGGGAAAAGCCGGACTACGTGGTGTTCTTGCACACATCGTACGGCTGGGACCTGGCCCCGCGGGTCGCGGCCCTGCTCAAAGCACC
Protein-coding sequences here:
- a CDS encoding MerR family transcriptional regulator, coding for MDIINDGEEITSIGDVAAALGLTTRTIRYWEEVGIIESVPRSDGATRGFTPYFVRRIKFIIKLKELGLTIKEMQDLYAAYGEAKQTERMVPRLVEILDEHIEKIDDKMARLASLRSEIVSYRQHMVNKFGASRASGA
- a CDS encoding pseudouridine synthase, which encodes MSISQYPAKVTMPRLEHPYPTVFAFLVDRFPRIPREVWESRIAQGKVLGEDGTPVGMATAYAPQTRVFYFREMETEREIPFPEEILFQNDELLVACKPHFLPVTPGGAYLNQSLLHRLRERTGIHHLVPLHRIDRETAGLVLFSVNPKTRGCYGGLFRDGLIEKEYRAVGVGVVPEGNSRWLVESRLVPGEPWFVMATEPGAPNARSEIRLLEERDGRALFGLSPHTGKTHQLRVHLSSLGMPILNDRLYPQLQPRQPDDFDKPLQLLAQRLRFKDPISGKWLEFQSDRGLLW
- a CDS encoding diguanylate cyclase; its protein translation is MSTCALVIDDSATIREQVIRTLQDVGLFDQYREAKDGMEGFKTLIESKADLVICDVEMPRMDGYKFLQLVASRPDLQGLPIIMLTGKMDFNSKIRGLDQGASDYLTKPFDSGELVARVKVQMKIKSLQDELKKANEQLKRLTNIDHLTGLFNRRHLAEVMEAEFLRAKRNRENLSLVIIDIDFFKQVNDTYGHQNGDIVLSSVAEVVQQQLRAYDSAARYGGEEFVVLYPGTSLEGGVAAAERLRQAVIDHTFPYPLEDLTVTVSAGVSTYPSPQVDNIDALFRRADEALYRAKQNGRNRVETVPV
- a CDS encoding electron transfer flavoprotein subunit beta/FixA family protein encodes the protein MKILVCVKQVPDMESRFRPDAAGVWYAETDLAFRVNEYDEYAIEQAVLLKEQLGGEPEITLLSVGPDRVVEAIKKGLAMGADRAVHVRDPESHLKDPFQIASIIAAYAKGEEFDLIFTGMQSLDRGSTQVGVAVAEALGYACATTVVAFEYADGTVTVERELEGGVKGTVRLKAPALITCQLGLNQPRYPTLPNIMKAKKKEVNVVPVEQLLQQEARLVLAQFSAPAKKGGGVILEGDVADQVDRLIGILKDKTAVLR